In a genomic window of Deinococcus aquiradiocola:
- the gnd gene encoding decarboxylating NADP(+)-dependent phosphogluconate dehydrogenase, which yields MTQTPEPQTAGQHEAQSDIGVVGLAVMGENLILNMASKGFTVSAFNRTVSKVTDFVEGRARGQSIVGAYDLPELVSQLKKPRKVMLMVKAGPAVDSFIEALVPLLEPGDIIIDGGNTHFPDTVRREAALREKGLLFIGTGVSGGEEGALTGPSIMPGGSAEAWPAVKPIFQGIAAKVADGTPCCDWVGEGGAGHFVKMVHNGIEYADMQMIAESYSLLHGTLGLTPPEIGHIFEDWNKGELNSYLIEITADILSKQDDETGQPLVDLILDTAGQKGTGKWTSTTALDVGSPAATITEAVYARAISALKEERVAASKVLNGPATQPTPNKEEFVEQVRKALYASKIAAYAQGFQLMKLAAAENGWTLDFGSIAMMWRGGCIIRAAFLDDIKAAYDAQADLGNLLLAPYFAGIMDSHQAAWRQVVATAVLGGVWVPAFSSALAYYDGYRSERLPANILQAQRDYFGAHTYERTDRPRGEFFHTNWTGRGGTTASSTYNA from the coding sequence ATGACGCAAACTCCCGAACCCCAGACGGCAGGCCAGCACGAAGCTCAGTCCGACATCGGCGTGGTCGGCCTCGCCGTGATGGGCGAGAACCTCATCCTGAACATGGCCAGCAAGGGCTTCACCGTCTCCGCCTTCAACCGCACCGTCAGCAAGGTCACGGACTTCGTGGAAGGCCGCGCCAGAGGCCAGAGCATCGTCGGCGCCTACGACCTCCCCGAACTCGTCTCGCAGCTCAAGAAGCCCCGCAAGGTCATGCTGATGGTCAAGGCCGGACCCGCCGTCGACAGCTTCATCGAGGCGCTCGTCCCGCTCCTCGAACCCGGCGACATCATCATCGACGGCGGCAACACCCACTTCCCCGACACCGTGCGCCGTGAGGCCGCCCTGCGCGAGAAGGGCCTGCTGTTCATCGGAACCGGCGTGTCCGGCGGCGAGGAAGGCGCCCTCACCGGCCCCAGCATCATGCCCGGCGGCAGTGCCGAAGCGTGGCCGGCCGTGAAACCCATCTTCCAGGGCATCGCCGCCAAGGTCGCGGACGGCACCCCCTGCTGCGACTGGGTCGGCGAGGGCGGCGCGGGCCACTTCGTCAAGATGGTCCACAACGGCATCGAGTACGCCGACATGCAGATGATCGCCGAGAGCTACAGCCTCCTGCACGGCACGCTCGGCCTCACGCCCCCCGAGATCGGGCACATCTTCGAGGACTGGAACAAGGGCGAGCTGAACAGCTACCTCATCGAGATCACCGCCGACATCCTCAGCAAACAGGACGACGAGACCGGCCAGCCGCTCGTGGACCTCATCCTCGACACCGCCGGGCAGAAAGGCACCGGCAAGTGGACCTCCACCACCGCGCTCGACGTCGGCTCTCCCGCCGCCACCATCACCGAAGCCGTGTACGCCCGCGCCATCAGCGCCCTCAAGGAAGAACGCGTGGCCGCCAGCAAGGTCCTGAACGGACCCGCCACGCAGCCCACCCCGAATAAAGAGGAATTCGTCGAACAGGTCCGCAAGGCCCTGTACGCCTCCAAGATCGCCGCGTACGCCCAGGGCTTCCAGCTCATGAAGCTCGCCGCGGCCGAGAACGGCTGGACGCTCGACTTCGGCAGCATCGCCATGATGTGGCGCGGCGGCTGCATCATCCGCGCCGCGTTCCTCGACGACATCAAGGCCGCGTACGACGCGCAGGCTGACCTGGGCAACCTGCTCCTCGCCCCGTATTTCGCGGGCATCATGGACAGCCACCAGGCCGCGTGGCGTCAGGTCGTCGCGACCGCCGTCCTGGGCGGCGTGTGGGTGCCCGCCTTCAGCAGCGCCCTCGCGTACTACGACGGGTACCGCAGCGAGCGCCTGCCCGCCAACATCCTGCAGGCGCAGCGCGACTACTTCGGCGCGCACACCTACGAACGCACCGACCGCCCGCGCGGCGAGTTCTTCCACACCAACTGGACCGGGCGCGGCGGCACCACCGCCAGCAGCACCTACAACGCCTGA